The Alkalihalophilus pseudofirmus nucleotide sequence TACCGAATGGAAGAGGGATGTCTCCCGCATCAAAGTAGTTTACTTCTTCTAAATGCTTGTCCATATACGGGCTGTACTCTTCAAGGCCAAGAGATGCTTCGCGGATACGGTTTGGACCAAAACGAGAACCCGGACGAAATGATACTGTCCAGTCCATCGGCATACCGTAAATTACCGCTTTTGCATCCTCATAGCTCGGGTTGCTCATTATAAATACTTTGCCTGAATAAGCTTCATCAAATCGCATCGAAATTCCTCCTTATTTCACAAGATCGCTAACAAATTTCGGAAGTGCAAAAGAAGCTTTGTGAAGGTCTTTTGTGTAGTACTTTGTTTCGATCTCATGGAAACGCTCGTCCGCTACTTCTAGAGGATCGTGCTTTTTAGAACCGATTGTGAATGTCCAAAGGCCGCTTGGGTATGTTGGAATATTCGCAGTGTATAGACGCGTGATCGGGAAGATCTCACGCACGTCACGCTGCACTTGAGTAATAAGGTCTTTATGGAACCAAGGGTTATCTGTCTGTGCAACGAAAATACCGTCTTCTTTCAGCGCACGAGAAATTCCTTCGTAGAATCCTTTTTCAAATAATTTTACAGCTGGTCCTACAGGCTCTGTTGAGTCAACCATAATGACATCATACTCATTTTCAGCTTTAGCAATATGCATGAAGCCGTCGTCTACTTGAACATCCACGCGTGCATCATCAAGAGCACCTGCAATAGATGGTAAATATTTTTTTGAGTACTCGATTACTTTTCCGTCGATTTCGACAAGTGTCGCACGCTCTACAGATGGGTGCTTTAATACTTCACGGATTACCCCGCCGTCTCCTCCGCCTACAACAAGAACATGCTTAGGATCAGGGTGTGTGAATAATGGCACGTGAGCAACCATTTCGTGGTAAACGAATTCATCTTTCTCTGTTGTCATAACCATGCCGTCAAGAACAAGCATGTTGCCGAACTCTTCTGTTTCAACAACGTCTAATTGTTGAAAATCTGTCTTTTCGCTATGTAGCGTACGTTTAATTTTTGCTGTAATACCAAAACGCTCTGTTTGTTTTTCTGTGAACCATAATTCCATTTCGCTTCACCTCATCTAATATATTTTACATCGTTTATATGACTGACATCTGTATCTATTTCACTCGTACCTTGTTTTAGATACACACAAACATGGAAGGCAGTAAATATCCTTCCACATGTTCCTTATTTTCATCATAACAGATGAAATTATATAGGAAACAATCAAAAAAGCAAGCAAAATTTCCCCCCCTCCTAACGCCTCATGTTTAAAACGATTTAAAAGAGCCGAAGATGGTAAAAAACGCACATTTGCGCGCTATTTTAAATCTGGATTTTAATGAGGTGACCGAGATGGAAGTCATCATGAATAGAAGAAATAAAAGACGAAGAAGCCTGCTGCGTCTCTTTTTCAGACTCTTCCTTTTAGGGCTCGTACTGGCACTTGGCGGAGCAGTGGCGTTAATGTCTTATGCAAAAATGCAAGGGCCGCCTCCGCTAAGTGTAGCTCAAACAACAGAATATCTAGCTGTTGACGACCGTACAATTGGTGAAAGCCACCGAGGACAGAACCGTTACTTTGTTCCGTTTAACGAGATCTCACCGTATGTCGTTGATGCGACATTAGCGATTGAAGACCGGAAGTTTTACGACCACCTTGGATTTGACCCGACAAGAATCGGCGGGGCGATTGTCGCAAATCTTCGTTCAGGCTCGCGCTCACAAGGAGCAAGTACGATTACTCAGCAGTACGCACGTAATTTATATTTATCTCATGATAAAACATGGGTTAGAAAATGGAATGAACTGATTTACTCCCTTCGCCTTGAGATGAACTATGAAAAAGAACAAATTTTAGAAGGCTATCTTAATACGATTTATTACGGACACGGAGCGTACGGGATTGAAGCCGCTTCTCACTATTTTTTTTATAAAGATTCAAAAGATCTTACTTTAGCTGAAGCAAGTATGCTTGCAGGGATTCCAAAAGGACCAAGCTATTATTCGCCAAACTTTGATGAACCCCGCGCTAAGGCAAGGCAGGAACTTATTTTAGATGCGATGGTTGAAGTCGGCAGCGTGAGCCGTGCAGAAGCAGAAGAAGCAAAGGCTGAAGTACTTGATTACAAAAATAAAGAATTGGTAAGCGGGCTGCAGATCGGACCGTACTTCCAGGATATCGTTGAAGCACAGTTAATAGAAGAAGCTGGGATTGAACCTGCTAGAATTGAGGCTGGAGGATTAAAAGTGTATACGACACTTGATGCCGACATGCAGGAAAAAGCGGAGAAATGGGTTGCACGTGAGATGCCGCCCGTTCCTGCCGCTGCCCAAAACAAGGCTCTGACTGATGCTGAGAGGGCAACAATGATCTTGCAAACCTCTCTTGTGGCAATTGATCCTCGGAACGGTGATGTGCGAGCGTTAGTAGGAGGACGAGATTATTCTGAGAGTCCTTATAATCGTGCTACGCATGCTCACCGTCAGGCTGGTTCGACATTTAAGCCATTTCTCTACTATGCAGCACTTGAGAACGGTTCGACACCTGCATCAACATTATTAAGTGAACCAACGCAGTTTCAAATTGATGAAGGACGCGCGATTTACTCTCCTAGTAATTTCGGCAATAACTACGCGAATGACTTCATTACACTACTGCAGGCCATTGCCTTCTCTGATAACATTTATGCTGTAAAAAGTCTGCTTGTCCTCGGAACAGAGAAACTAATAGATGTTGCTGAACGTGTGGGCATTATCAGTCCTCTGCCTGAGACAGCATCACTCGCCTTAGGTTCTGCCGATGTCACATTACTTGAAATGGTCAATGGCTACAGTCCATTTGCAAATGGAGGACAAAAGGTAAAGCCGCGCTTTATCCGCAAAGTTGTCGACTTAAATGGACGTGTGCTTTACGAGAGTGAGCCAGACAAAGAACAAGTGCTGGATCCTAAGCTTGCTTTTATTATGACCGATCTTATGACAGGCATGTTTGACCCAAGTTTAAACGCTCATGCAGGAGTCACAGGCGGGTCAGTAGCACATCTTGTTAACAGACCAGTAGCTGGAAAAAGCGGATCTACTCCTCAGGACAGCTGGATGATCGGCTATACGCCGCAGCTTGTGACCGGCGTGTGGGTAGGATATGATAAAGCAACACCGATTGATCAGCGGACGGAAGGCCAAATTTCTAAAAAGATTTGGGCTAACTTTACAGAAGATGCGCTCAAAAACGAGTTGAAGCTGCCATTTCAAAAGCCTCGCGGGGTCGTGGCTGTTGAGATGAATCCGCAAAGCGGATACCTGGCAAGTGAAACATGTCCAAAAAGCCGAACGACGTATTTTATCGCTGGAACGGAACCTACGAAAACCTGCCCGGAGACAGCCAATGCGGATGGTACGGATATAATTGATGAAGAAGCACATGAAGAAGAACGTTTGATAGATAAATTTTTTAAATGGTTTGGCCACTAATATGTAACAACCATTAAAGATTTGGAATATGTATGCCGCTACTGAAATATACTTCGCTTTTCGCAGGGAGCTGGTGAGCTTCCTCGGGCTTTGCCCTGTGGGATCTCACTCCTGCTCTAGTCCCTGCAGAAGTCTAAGTATATTTCATCCGCTAAGTTATTGCTTTGTGTGGTTATTAAGCTGAGTGATGTAGTTATGGTTCAGTTCAATTAAAAACACAATAATTTTCTCCCACTTTTTCTAAGCTCACTGATTAAGGGATGGAGCTACTTAACCTCATTCTCGCTTCGTTGATTGAAGCGGAGGTTACAAGCTTCTATGCAAAACGAAAAAGCTTAGGGAGCGCTCCCTAAGCTTTTTTTTATTTAGATTGCTTTTTGCTCACTCTCTTGTTCAGCACGTTCCATTTGCAGAGCCTCTTCATCTGTCAAACGTGTAATTGTAAAGCCTGTCCACGCATAAATAATTGATAAAATCGGCACGACAAAGTTCAATACGGCATAAGGAGCATATTCAAACGGATGAACTGCGAGCGTCGCAAAAATAAAGATCGCACACGTATTCCAAGGAACAAATACTGACGTTAAGGTCCCGCCGTCCTCTACTGCCCTTGATAGATTTTTCGGATGAAGCTTCTTCTCTTTAAAGCTTTGAACGTACATTCTACCTGGAAGAACGACTGAAATATACTGCTCAGCTGTCGTTACATTTGTAAAGAAAGCAGAAGAAACAGCCGTTGTCAGCAGTCCTTTTGATGTCTTAGCAAGCTTTAGAATTTGATCAACCATCGCTTTTAACATACCTGTATTCTCAAGCACCCCGCCAAAGGTCATCGCAACGATCGTAAGCGAGACGGTATACATCATCGCTTCAATGCCGCCGCGGTTGAACAAGCTGTCAATCATCTCATTACCTGATGCAATGCTAAAGCCGTCATTTAATGTATTAACAGCATCCCCAATTGAACCGCCTTGAATCAAAATATGAGAAAGAAATCCTAACATAACCCCGACTGTGAGCGCTGGCAAGGCCGGCACTTTCCTAGCAACAAGGAAAATAACAGCTGCAGGCACAAGTAACAGCCAAGGCGTAATTACAAAATTAGCCTGAAGGCTTGTCATCACCTCTGCCACATTACTATCAATCACACCAGAGCCAGAAAATTGTCGTCCTAAATACCAATAAACTACTAAAGCAATGACAAGTCCGGGAATGGTTGTAGCAAGCATGTGCTTAATATGTTCAAATAAATCAACACCAACAACCCCTGCTGCAAGGTTGGTTGAGTCAGATAACGGAGACATCTTGTCACCAAAGTATGCACCGGATATAATCGCTCCTGCAATCATCGGCGCAGGGATTCCCATGCTGATGCCAATTCCCATACCAGCAACCCCGATCGTTCCCATCGTTGACCATGAGCTTCCAATTGCTAAAGCAACAATGGCTGAGATAATCGTCATGGTCATTAAAAACACTTCTGGTGAAATGAGCATTAAGCCGTAATACACCATCGTCGCAATAATCCCGCCGCCAATCCATGCTCCAATAATGACACCAACAATAATGATGATGACGACAGCCGGCAGGGCAAGACGAATCCCTTTATAAATACTTGCTTCAACTTCTTTCCATGTAAAGCCCGCCCGCCACGCTATGAAAGCGGATACAACAGTCCCTAGAATAAGCGGAATATGCGGTGCTCCTTCAAATACAACAATTGTAAAACTCATTGCAGTGATCATGATTATTAGCGGTATAACAGCCAAGCCAAACGAAATCGGTTTTCTCTCTTTTTCCATATGTACTCCCCCTGCTTCTTCATATCATGCATAATCAATTGCTGTGCAGCCTTCACTATTTAGAATTATCAAACTATTACTTGCAAACTTCATGCCAAAGAAAAACATTAATCTATTAGGACTTTGATTAAATAAAAAGAGGAGTGAGGCAAAAAAAATTTTCTTTACGAAAATTTTTTTTACAAGCTTGTCAACTTCCCCTTTTCTACCAGCTTTTTTAATGTGCAAAAAATTGAGCTTTTTTGTTCTAGACTTGCCCCTTAGCAAAGGCTATTGATTGCCTGCCCCCTTGCTCAATTGATTCGACCAATTCAGTTCCGTAATTTCCTTCATTTAAGAGCCTGTTTTGTTCAACGATATCATCTAGCGGTACAATTTTCTTCGTATCGTTATCAACCATCATTTCAACTGATAGTTTCTTTAGCAAAATGTAGCGCAGATGACCTGCATACTTTTCTTTCAGTTTCACAATGCGCATCCCTTGTGCCAGCTTATCCTTTAAGCTCGGAATATTAAAAGGGTGAACCGTGCAGCAAACATACTCATACTCTGATGTACGTTCTGCCAACTCCCTCATCACTAAGGCTGCAAGGCGTTTTTGGAGACCATTGCCTCGGTAATCAGGGTGTACAATGGAGATTTCCTGATGAACAACTTTCCTTTGCTCACTAGGAGACAATCCTAGGTCCCTGCCTAGATTTTCTTCGTCATCTCCAGGAAACCATAATGCTCTAAAAGCTGTTAAGCTGCCTTTTACAAACACTCCAAGGATCAGACCATCCCCTCTCAAGATCGCTTTGAACTCCTCCTCACTTAGAGGCTGCAAATGTTCTTTATTCTCTAAAGTATCCAAAACAACTTGCTGAACTTCTAAGATGACATTCAAGTCTTCCCTAGTTAACCTTCTAACTTGATAGGTTTCTTTTGTCTGATCCCTTCCATTCATTAGTTCGCCTTTATACATACGAAATTCTCCCCTTATGAAAATAAGCCAAGCGAACACTTGGCTCATTTTCTTTTTCATTTCTTACACCCATCCTCTAAACTTAGAAGCTTCTGCCATCTTTCTTACTCCTACCATATATGCAGCAAGTCGTGTATCAACTTGATGTCTTTGGGCTGTGTCTAGCACATTGTTAAATGCTTTAACCATTTTATCTTTTAATTTACCTAAAACTTCTTCTTCTGACCAGTAGTAACCGAGATTATTTTGTACCCATTCAAAATAGGAGACAGTCACTCCTCCAGAACTAGCAAGAACATCCGGTACGAGAAGAACTCCTCTTTTTGATAGAATTTCTGTTGCCTCGAGCGTTGTCGGACCGTTTGCTGCTTCTACGACAATTTTAGCTTTAATTGCATTCGCATTTTCTTCTGTAATTTGATTGGCGATCGCTGCTGGAACTAAAATATCACATTCCCGTTCAAGCAGCTCTTGGTTTGTAATTGTTCGCTTAAATAATGTCGTTACTGTACCAAAGGAATCACGCTTAGAAAGTAAATACTCAATATCCAAGCCATTCTCATCATAAAGAGCCCCATATGCATCGGAGATCCCTACTACATTCGCTCCTCTTTGATGAAGAATTTCCGCCAAGAAACCTCCTGCATTTCCAAAGCCTTGAATAATCACTTTTGCTCCTTCAAGATCAAGAGCTTTTTTCTTTGCAGCTTCTTCTATACAAATCGTCACGCCCATAGCAGTGGCCGTTTCCCTTCCATGAGAACCGCCAAGGACCAACGGTTTTCCTGTAATAAATCCAGGGGAATCAAATTCGCGGATACGACTGTATTCGTCCATCATCCATGCCATAATTTGTGAATTTGTAAACACATCTGGCGCTGGGATATCTTTCGTTGGTCCGACAACCTGGCTGATTGCTCTGACATATCCTCGAGATAACCTTTCAAGCTCAGGGAACGACATTGTACGCGGATCACAAACAATGCCCCCTTTGCCTCCCCCATAGGGAACATCAACAATTCCGCATTTTAAGCTCATCCAGATTGATAAAGCCTTCACTTCATTTTCAGTCACTTCTGGATGAAAGCGCACACCGCCTTTTGTAGGTCCTACCGCGTCATTATGTTGAGAGCGGTACCCTGTGAACACTTTGACCTCCCCATTGTCTAACTTAATCGGTATGCGCACTGTAAGCATACGCTGCGGCTCTTTGAGCAATTCATACATTTCCTCACCGTAACCTAGATTAGACAATGCCTGATCAATGACCTGCTGTGTTGAAGCTAATACATCTTTCTTTACAATCCTTGCTACCGACTCCACTTTACCCAATCATCTCACCCCACTAATATATTAAAAATACTTTATTGCAACTCTAGTTGATTTCTCTTACTTACCTCATTGCAATCATCATGCCAACTCTATGACTCGAAACAAATACCTGCTCCCCCCTGTTTAATTGAAAAAATAGTATCTCTATGGAAAAAACTTTTAAGAGCGACAAATAATTTTTCGTTTTATATTGAAAATTGAAAATTTAATTTGCTGAATACACTCTTCTTCGCTTAAGATATAAAAAAACGAATTTTTCCACGAGGTGAGCGTGTTGGAACAATACGAGCAAATAAGAAAGCAGCTAACCATTTATGAAACATTAATCAATGAAATCGATGCTGGTATTCATGTCATTGATGAATACGGAAAAACAATTATTTACAACGACAAAATGATGGAAATAGAATCACTTTCAAGAGAAGACGTGCTTAATAAAGACTTTTTAGATATCTTCAAATTTAAAGACAAGCAAGGAAGCACCCTGCTTGAGGCGTTGCACCATCAAAAAGTCTCTGCCCATAAAAAGCAAACCTATTTCACTAAAGGCGGCAAAGAGATTACGACCATGAATAGAACGTTTCCAATCTATGACGGAGAAAACATAATTGGAGCGATGGAAGTGGCAAAGGATGTAACTAAGCTTGAACAGTTAATCAGAAGGAATATGGAGCAAAAGGGAAATACACGCTACACCTTTGACAGCATTATAGGCGGGAGTCAGGCTATAAGTGAGGTGATCGAACATACTAAACGAGCGACAAGAACTCCTTCTTCCGTTCTGATCGTCGGTGAAACGGGGACAGGAAAGGAGCTTTTTGCTCAAAGTATTCATAACGGCAGTGATCGTACGCAAAGACCGTTTATATCTCAAAACTGTGCAGCCATGCCTGATACGCTGATTGAGAGCATATTATTTGGCACAAGTAAGGGAGCATTTACAGGAGCGACAGAAAAGATCGGTCTGTTTGAACAAGCTGAGGGCGGGACATTGCTTCTAGATGAGATCAACTCCCTTAGCCCTGCCCTTCAAGCCAAACTGCTTCGTGCCATTCAAGAGAAGTCAATAAGAAGAATCGGCGATACGATTGATCGAAAAGTAAATGTACGGATTATCTCTACAATTAACGAAGATCCAATCGAAGCGATTGCCGAAAATCGTCTTCGAAAAGATTTATTTTACCGGTTAAGCGTGGTTTCCTTATTTATTCCAGCCTTAAGAGAGCGAAAAGAAGATATTCCATTACTCGTAGAATCCTTTATTGGCAAGTATAATCAGCTTTTTCGAATGGATGTTTCAGGAGTGACAGATGAGGTTCAGGAAATATTTCAGCAATATGATTGGCCTGGGAATGTGCGTGAGCTTGAACATATTATTGAAGGGGCGATGAATTTAGTCATCGACGAAGAATGGATCGATGTTTGCCACCTGCCTTACAATCTTAAAAATAAAACGCACCTTCTTAAGCAAAAGGTGACATCCTCTGAACGTGCAGCACCTAGCTTTAACGTTCAGGCCGAACCACATCACTTAAAAGATTATTTACATGAAGCGGAAAGATACTACATAAATAAAGCGCTAGAAAAGCATAAATACCATAAAACCAATGCTGCAAGCGAACTCGGACTTAGCCGGCAAACCTTGCAATACCGGATGAAGCGTTTAAATATTGAGTAACGAAAGAGGTTCAGTGATCTTTCTAAAGCTATTTAACATAAAGTGCCTCAAACATGGGTTATAGCATAGTCACCGCTACTGAAATATACTTCGCTTTCCGCGTGGAGCTGGTGAGCTTCCTCGGGCTAAAGCCCTGTGGGATCTCACTCCTGCTCTAGTCTACACAGGAGTCTACGCATATTTCATCCGCTACATTATTGCTTAGTTGAGGTATTTAGTGGGATGATTTAGTTAGGGTTCAGATCATTTCAATTTAACATTGCTGTTATCCATCGCCTCATTTGATCAGGTGTCAGAACAGCTGCTTACGTTGAGGGAGCAACTAAACTCCATTCTCGCACCGATGATTGAAGCGGAAGGGACT carries:
- a CDS encoding N-acetyltransferase family protein, with the protein product MYKGELMNGRDQTKETYQVRRLTREDLNVILEVQQVVLDTLENKEHLQPLSEEEFKAILRGDGLILGVFVKGSLTAFRALWFPGDDEENLGRDLGLSPSEQRKVVHQEISIVHPDYRGNGLQKRLAALVMRELAERTSEYEYVCCTVHPFNIPSLKDKLAQGMRIVKLKEKYAGHLRYILLKKLSVEMMVDNDTKKIVPLDDIVEQNRLLNEGNYGTELVESIEQGGRQSIAFAKGQV
- the speE gene encoding polyamine aminopropyltransferase, with amino-acid sequence MELWFTEKQTERFGITAKIKRTLHSEKTDFQQLDVVETEEFGNMLVLDGMVMTTEKDEFVYHEMVAHVPLFTHPDPKHVLVVGGGDGGVIREVLKHPSVERATLVEIDGKVIEYSKKYLPSIAGALDDARVDVQVDDGFMHIAKAENEYDVIMVDSTEPVGPAVKLFEKGFYEGISRALKEDGIFVAQTDNPWFHKDLITQVQRDVREIFPITRLYTANIPTYPSGLWTFTIGSKKHDPLEVADERFHEIETKYYTKDLHKASFALPKFVSDLVK
- the nhaC gene encoding Na+/H+ antiporter NhaC, coding for MEKERKPISFGLAVIPLIIMITAMSFTIVVFEGAPHIPLILGTVVSAFIAWRAGFTWKEVEASIYKGIRLALPAVVIIIIVGVIIGAWIGGGIIATMVYYGLMLISPEVFLMTMTIISAIVALAIGSSWSTMGTIGVAGMGIGISMGIPAPMIAGAIISGAYFGDKMSPLSDSTNLAAGVVGVDLFEHIKHMLATTIPGLVIALVVYWYLGRQFSGSGVIDSNVAEVMTSLQANFVITPWLLLVPAAVIFLVARKVPALPALTVGVMLGFLSHILIQGGSIGDAVNTLNDGFSIASGNEMIDSLFNRGGIEAMMYTVSLTIVAMTFGGVLENTGMLKAMVDQILKLAKTSKGLLTTAVSSAFFTNVTTAEQYISVVLPGRMYVQSFKEKKLHPKNLSRAVEDGGTLTSVFVPWNTCAIFIFATLAVHPFEYAPYAVLNFVVPILSIIYAWTGFTITRLTDEEALQMERAEQESEQKAI
- a CDS encoding transglycosylase domain-containing protein; protein product: MEVIMNRRNKRRRSLLRLFFRLFLLGLVLALGGAVALMSYAKMQGPPPLSVAQTTEYLAVDDRTIGESHRGQNRYFVPFNEISPYVVDATLAIEDRKFYDHLGFDPTRIGGAIVANLRSGSRSQGASTITQQYARNLYLSHDKTWVRKWNELIYSLRLEMNYEKEQILEGYLNTIYYGHGAYGIEAASHYFFYKDSKDLTLAEASMLAGIPKGPSYYSPNFDEPRAKARQELILDAMVEVGSVSRAEAEEAKAEVLDYKNKELVSGLQIGPYFQDIVEAQLIEEAGIEPARIEAGGLKVYTTLDADMQEKAEKWVAREMPPVPAAAQNKALTDAERATMILQTSLVAIDPRNGDVRALVGGRDYSESPYNRATHAHRQAGSTFKPFLYYAALENGSTPASTLLSEPTQFQIDEGRAIYSPSNFGNNYANDFITLLQAIAFSDNIYAVKSLLVLGTEKLIDVAERVGIISPLPETASLALGSADVTLLEMVNGYSPFANGGQKVKPRFIRKVVDLNGRVLYESEPDKEQVLDPKLAFIMTDLMTGMFDPSLNAHAGVTGGSVAHLVNRPVAGKSGSTPQDSWMIGYTPQLVTGVWVGYDKATPIDQRTEGQISKKIWANFTEDALKNELKLPFQKPRGVVAVEMNPQSGYLASETCPKSRTTYFIAGTEPTKTCPETANADGTDIIDEEAHEEERLIDKFFKWFGH
- a CDS encoding sigma-54 interaction domain-containing protein, whose product is MEQYEQIRKQLTIYETLINEIDAGIHVIDEYGKTIIYNDKMMEIESLSREDVLNKDFLDIFKFKDKQGSTLLEALHHQKVSAHKKQTYFTKGGKEITTMNRTFPIYDGENIIGAMEVAKDVTKLEQLIRRNMEQKGNTRYTFDSIIGGSQAISEVIEHTKRATRTPSSVLIVGETGTGKELFAQSIHNGSDRTQRPFISQNCAAMPDTLIESILFGTSKGAFTGATEKIGLFEQAEGGTLLLDEINSLSPALQAKLLRAIQEKSIRRIGDTIDRKVNVRIISTINEDPIEAIAENRLRKDLFYRLSVVSLFIPALRERKEDIPLLVESFIGKYNQLFRMDVSGVTDEVQEIFQQYDWPGNVRELEHIIEGAMNLVIDEEWIDVCHLPYNLKNKTHLLKQKVTSSERAAPSFNVQAEPHHLKDYLHEAERYYINKALEKHKYHKTNAASELGLSRQTLQYRMKRLNIE
- a CDS encoding Glu/Leu/Phe/Val family dehydrogenase, which gives rise to MGKVESVARIVKKDVLASTQQVIDQALSNLGYGEEMYELLKEPQRMLTVRIPIKLDNGEVKVFTGYRSQHNDAVGPTKGGVRFHPEVTENEVKALSIWMSLKCGIVDVPYGGGKGGIVCDPRTMSFPELERLSRGYVRAISQVVGPTKDIPAPDVFTNSQIMAWMMDEYSRIREFDSPGFITGKPLVLGGSHGRETATAMGVTICIEEAAKKKALDLEGAKVIIQGFGNAGGFLAEILHQRGANVVGISDAYGALYDENGLDIEYLLSKRDSFGTVTTLFKRTITNQELLERECDILVPAAIANQITEENANAIKAKIVVEAANGPTTLEATEILSKRGVLLVPDVLASSGGVTVSYFEWVQNNLGYYWSEEEVLGKLKDKMVKAFNNVLDTAQRHQVDTRLAAYMVGVRKMAEASKFRGWV